GACATAGGCAAGagataggagaaagagagagaaagaagagagaatagGGTTGGTTGCTTAGGACGGAGGATTGTAGGGGGCGCTAGGACTTTGATTCTCCCAGGAGAAATCgtaaatgaagaagactcctgcACATGGGTCCAACCAACCTGGGCTAAATCTTAGTCAAGCCCATCAAGTGGACCAGGCTCGGACTGGGCTTTCACATTTAGGGGCCAGGAAGTTGTAAAAATTTGGACCCACTGGAAAATTTCCGGTGTATTCACCAACATAAGTTGTTGACTTTTGCTAGGAGTATTGGATGCCAGGTTTGAGATTTCAAGGGGTAAGAAAAAGAAGACCAACTCATATCGGCGTTGGGAGGGGGATGGTCCTCACCTCGACTCCTCTCCTTCCCATTCGAATTCCAGGGCTCTTCTCTTTCATCATTGGTCTCTTCGTCTCATCTCTATTATTCTCTCTCCCACCCTTTTGTTGGGTTTTATGCCTCGAATTCGACCTTAGTTGGTTGATAGAAGTCTAAGACTCAAGGATTGATGGAGAAATCATAAgattgagctcaattggattcgaACTGGAGGTGAACCAGCTAATTTGAAGCTGAACCGGCCAAATTGGAGGTGAAGCAATGAAAAACCAGCAATAAACCGGCTGAATCAGTGGAGAACCGACTGAAAATCAGCTGAACTGACCTTCAATCGCTATGAGCTAGCTTGAACTAGCCCGAATTAGGGCTGAACCTGGTGCCAGACCGATTACGGTCCCCTAAACCTGCAGCCAGACCCGCAATCGTGCAGGAGCTTTCTAGACTATCCAATCTCACGATCGGACAGATGGCGTTAAGGTGCACTGCAGCTGCTGAGGGCAGCATGAATCTGGTGCGTGGGCCAGTAGAAGAATGCGGCGATCAACAGTATCTATACATCAGAATAACTCAGGTGGCTCTAGTACAGTTTTTGGGTCAGACAACCCTACAGGCGCTACAAGCAATTCATTCTCCGTTTCTGCTGGCTGGACCCTCTTATTGTTTGTGCTGGCCATAGCCTATATCACTGGTAACATCTAGTAGGGTTTTAGTTTCAGTTATTGGGCAGGCAGTAGCTACAGCTGTGTACATCTGGTTGATATGTAGAGACGATTCAGAAGTCTGATGTGTATATGGATGCAGTAGATCCTGATCATTGTTAAGTAGTGACTAGACCCGAAGTTTTATTGGTTTGTATACGTTGAGAGAATGCCATTTCACTTTCAGAAACTCTACAGAATATTTCCGAATGTACAAATGGATTACAGAGAAACAAAATATAACGTGTAGGCCTCTCAATCAGAAAAAAAATCTGACTTAGATCCAAAGAATGAGCAATAACGCCGAGACTTGTTTTTCTTTAGTTGACTACTGCTCGACAGATTACTGTATCTCAACGTCTCTTCAAGCATACAATGAAGAGAGAACGAATTTATCTTTTTGTAGGAACAACGAAACACAATGGAGACATGGAAATAACGAGCTTTGGAAAAGAGCTCAGCTCTTCAAAAAGTTCTGCTTGTTTAATAAAACCAGAAGCACTGTTGCTTCATAGCCTCAGATCACTCAGTTCCTTCAGGGCCTCGTGCTTTCGCTTTCCAAACTATTTCACGTCAAGTATTTCGTTACCATATAATAATTGTGCAAAAGTAAGAAAGCAACTTTATATTTGAGACTATCAAGGCACATAATGTAAGTATGAAGGTTTCACTCAAACACTATCATAACCTGGAAAATAATGTGACAGGTTTCACCCCAAAAAGATAATGTCCTCCAAATAAaaatattggcttttaggatatagttCACTGATTCAAACCTTTCCAGTGCCTGAGTACAAGAAGAGGAAGTACAAATTTGTTGCAGCAATCTAATGCAGTGCATTTTTGGGACTGGCTTCAATGAGGAAGGCTTGAAGGCGTTCGGATCTTGTCATCACCTCATCACCTTTGGGACATAGCCCAAAACCTGGACCTGAGTTCCAGAAAATTtctatagacagcagtttctgaTACGTCGGGAGAAATTTTTATTAAACCTTTATTTCCACCTAGAATCAAATATTCCAATTGTTAACTCAGTACAAATCAAGTTATTTACTTTACTGAAATTTGCCGAGTATGCCTCAACCACTTTCGATTCTGAGTAGATTTCTTGTTAAcataattaattatcaaaaaaattatagcgaCATCTTTTAAACTTTGATCCATTTATATTTAGAccccaaaaggaaaaaaaattcaaatagacTTCAAAACTTTTTAAAAGTTGCAAAAAGACCCAACCGTCTATCTTTGGTTTAACAACAACTAGTATGGACCCGTGCGATGCACGGATTATGGGATAACAatagtataaaattaaaaaaaatatttaattggaAGAATGTAAATCATGCTTAATAATTTGGAACTATTGTTTATAGCTATTTTGAAAATAGACAATATACAACCTTAAAATGACTCTATACTTCATCCGTGGTTGTCGATATAATATGGTAAAAAATATCTGTAATTTGAGAGATaagattaattagtacttaattgAAATGAAATAGGCATAACTactaacaaaagaaaaaaaattacaataattTTGTAGACCATCTTTGATTGTGGATTCGTGCTTACAAAGATGCCTGTAAATTGAAAGATAAATGTAATTAATAAAACAAtagcaaatataaaaataatagcaAATAATCATAAGTAATCATATATATAAAGGTTGTATCGATAATAACCTAAGATAAGTTGTTGAATATTTCTTTGCACATGACGTTGGTAGTACTCTTCGAAGGattttcatctttatcaagaattaaaATCTTTAGTCCACTTCTACTCCATACTCTTGAAACAGCGACATATAGTTGCCCATGAGTGAATATAGGGCTGGATAGATATAAACCCACATTTGAAAAAGACTGGCATTGGCTTTTATTTATTGTCATAGCAAAACATTCTGCCAAAGAGAATTGTCTCTTACGAAGCTTAAAAGGTAATCTAGCATCTGAAGGTGTTATTACCATCCTTGGAATGATAATCTTCTTACCAATGTTACTTCCTTAGATAACTTTTGCTTCAAGCACGTGCTTCCCTAGTTGACTGATAATTAATCTTATACCATTGCACAACCCCAAAGATTTGTCAATATTTCTAAGCAACATCACAGGAGCACCGACTTTCAACTTTAACATATGATTTGGTAGGCCTGACATTCTTATGCTGTTCAAGTATTCTGTTGTGTACAAATCATCCATGCTGTCAATGTTTGCATCTGCCCTACAAACACTGTCTAAACTCAAATATATTCTCTCTTCCCTTGGGATCATTGAAAGCATATACTCATTAACAACGTCAACATTCAACAAGGTGGGAGCAAGAATAGCTCTTTCTTAAAAATAATTGAGGTCATTTATATTTTCCAAAATATTAGGATACGTGCTCTCAACAATTGCCTTTATGGGATCGTCTGAGACATTTATGAGAACATCGTCAGGAATATCAACCATAGCTTCACCTTCGTTGCTTTCATCTGTTGCTTTTTCACCTATTGAGATTatccaatctgaaaattctttaaTCTCTTGGTTAACAATACTTGGCTATCCCGAATGGAGCCTTATATTTTGTGTTAATGTCAACAATTTACAATGATTCCATATATATGAGGAATTAATAGTTGAGAAGACTATCTCCTGCCTTGTTTCTTTTGGTATTACTGGTAAAATCTGCCTAAAGTCTCCACCAAATACTATTACCTTACCTCTGAATGGATGATTTGCACATTCTGGATTTGAGAACCTCGTGATATCTCTTAAGCTCCTATAAAGTGCTTTAAAATAGAACTTGTTTGTCATCGGTGCCTCATCCCATATAACAAGCTGAGTATGCATCAAGAGCTAAGCTAAATCACTGCCTTCCCTTATGTTGCAAACTGATGTTGGGTTTTGGTGGCACAGcgaaagggttaggtatttaaaattttcattcaaaacatccgatgcactagaaaccccaatgcccaaaaatttttgactataataatcaaagtacaataaatataaattaggataagaagaatacctgtagcgctaatctcaattttcacaaggtgtctaagtgtccgccctccaatggtgatccacacagaaactgaaccaaggacagcgctccttcttcaccttacttcaaaaattctagccactagaactcgactagcctcataccgatcaggtttctccaagaaactgactccaccatctcagaacctcctctgaacttctgatcctccttctttaggaccctcacaactcttgttaggatcagatatggctttgtcttaaatcgcaaagccttgtcctaaaactaagatagagtgtaagaaagaaaagagagtaacagagacaaaattgaaaattctttctgAATTGCCTCAGACACCCAGTGCCCCAGTCAATTAAtaaccactagagggatgccaaaagagagggatgcacctcatccaagaggcctatttgatctgattatcagagataagagttcttttaaatagaaggactcttatcaatgatacatcgatcagcaccctgctctgtgcgtacgactagagaagggatgtttttgtgtcccttctcaaatcagaaaaattctcaaaaatccacatggatagagaattcaatcttgattctagaacatataatgagtggataaaaattctcacaaatggatatgttctcacatcctttcatgcaaaATCTGATCACCACGCGTGCAGACATGAGGAGGAAATTATGACAtatgtttggcatccagataagtttgaaaaaattctaaaaaaattatcaaaaatatcttgtcaaattttgaacattatcaccaaaaattgttctattttgaaagaattttatgaggagaaggactctccaaatctcaaagagatgcgacacttctgcACGCATgcgcgagacttccttcctttttccaatttttctctgctcccaaaattctagaaaaaatacatctcatgctttgagaccagaggatggagggtgatatgggataCCACATACATCTTAATCTCATACcggaaggactcttttcttctatccACGCCAACACTTATACGCAGAACCtgatttgcaccaagagtccttcacaacttggactcttcataattggcgttaaaataggatgtggcaccccaatttgaactgcttctaggtggcatgatctaacccaaatatccactaaattggactagctaattagcaagggatgcgaccaaattgacctccaaaggagcaagggttccacacgtgctagcatgcttatcggagccctaattgaatccaaaatttcaatcaacctttttcaaaaggatccttggccaatttctatatgtgtgtgacccattgggttctacatctagctagtagtaggtctggatgtaagttgactaaatttgattagatttcaatctaatcgatttaggtccaagcgagctaatccgagttcaacaattataatcctttctaattgacgatcgaattaaactctttaatttgatcaaaaatctataagttaagattgacgtctagcaacgtatcatgactatccagaagatataaaatttgataaaaatatcaaatatatccttcagtggtaagttaccatacaattcaatccttcgatcatccctgcaccctgaatatgttcatgagtatggaatcatatcaaactcaaatacatattcatatcgattctcaattaatcaatgatgactccaataaagaagtattaaaaactctttctaatctcttttttgcttttggccaaaaaactttttcaagtcatctaggattgagaatacacaggatgcaatctcctcttactaggagtgatcaattccatgttgacctactcacaatctccatatacactccaccatatccagaacaccccgtatatgtcttaatgccatgcctggatatgaaccaaaatatgagtttatgtgcacaagattttataATGGTCTTAGGTTTaagaatcacttgcacaactcctacttagagaaccatctttgacatgcaagtaaagcttccataagatattctctttcatcaagtcagttcagtggactcattttctaaatgagcacctacatccttgtattagtgtcccacacaagtggctagtgagatctgccatcctctctatcgagcatacataggatatgccagtctatctgaaatattaattttcgactcaatgctcctacgatcaaaaatatttaagattagaattttaggattttaggactcactagcatgacccattcatatctcctaaaactattgccctaatctttgaggttcataataatcttagacataataagatgcagctaatatgatgaatcaatatctcaaataataaatatcatttcatgagttgataaattataaagaaaaatttcatcgcaacacacttgcgattggcttatagggcactcttctttcaactgAATCTTCATTTATTTGCAATGGTATACCCAACCTAGAATGTGCTGTCCTACCACCAGGGAGCAATAGGGATGCTATCCCACTGGAAGCAATATTTAACATAATATTTTTCTGTGATCGCAATGAAGCTGAGAGGGTCTTCCAGACAAATGTCTTACTTGTACCCCCATAACCATAAACAAAGAAGACACCACCATCGTTGGAATTCACGATACTTATTATCTTGTCATAGATACACCTTTGCTCATCAGTGAATGAATTTAGAAGGTGTTGAAGCTCTTCAACTAAAATACTTCTGTTGTAGCTTAGCTCATCATGCATCTTGTTACTGCCCCTTTGTACTCTATTCATGTCTGGATAAGGTATTGATTCAAAGTCAGCAAGACTTCTCCCATTACGTTGTAATAAATTCTCAAATTTAATAAGAGCATAATTCTTTAGCTCCTCATCTGTAAGTTGTAAAGCTGTAACACATGTAATAGTTagctattaaagaaaaatataaattcatagcaattaaaatatttaaattaaatatttaaatttatgggATATTAAAAAGAAACTTACAATCGTGTCCTAGTAGTGTTCTTTGCCTATGAATAATGTCGTTGGATAataattctcaatttttttttccaaacaaATTCTGGCTTAGACAA
Above is a genomic segment from Elaeis guineensis isolate ETL-2024a chromosome 1, EG11, whole genome shotgun sequence containing:
- the LOC140857594 gene encoding uncharacterized protein, translating into MSIDTEHRWFYNSCKKCTKKVVSDGSLFYYEKCNELVNSVVPRFKIELRMIDESGSAIFIIFDREATKFLQSLQLTDEELKNYALIKFENLLQRNGRSLADFESIPYPDMNRVQRGSNKMHDELSYNRSILVEELQHLLNSFTDEQRCIYDKIISIVNSNDGGVFFVYGYGGTSEKATDESNEGEAMVDIPDDVLINVSDDPIKAIVESTEERIYLSLDSVCRADANIDSMDDLYTTEYLNSIRMSGLPNHMLKLKVGAPVMLLRNIDKSLGLCNGIFIAATNLYFLFLYSGTGKVMIVFE